From Halotia branconii CENA392, the proteins below share one genomic window:
- a CDS encoding PilN domain-containing protein, with product MYSLDINFLKDRAIHVSSPQKREGIKLPVGDLTPIYVGATLGICLPLFVLTGWWFLQAKNSELEQTIAQLDQQNKQLDTEIGNINKIREETNQVKASTQSLVSVFDQIRPWSAMLQDLRDRIPATVQIDNIKQIPPAPAAEGKPSPNPAGGLEINGLARSYNDVNDFLLILQQSQFLKSSESKIISANLVDAPLPPNAASSNNAVVIKPPQIVKYTIQSSLSDVPASELMRELEKKGTVGLVARIRNMQQIGVIPK from the coding sequence ATGTACAGTCTAGATATTAACTTTCTCAAAGACCGCGCAATTCACGTTTCTAGTCCTCAAAAACGGGAAGGAATCAAGCTTCCAGTCGGGGATTTAACACCAATTTATGTGGGAGCTACTTTAGGGATTTGTCTACCACTTTTTGTGTTAACTGGTTGGTGGTTTTTACAAGCTAAAAATAGCGAATTAGAACAGACAATAGCACAATTAGATCAGCAAAACAAGCAGTTAGACACGGAAATAGGAAACATTAATAAAATCCGGGAAGAGACGAATCAAGTTAAAGCGTCAACCCAGAGTTTAGTTAGCGTATTTGACCAGATTCGTCCTTGGTCAGCTATGTTACAAGATTTGCGCGATCGCATCCCAGCGACGGTACAAATTGATAACATCAAGCAAATTCCACCCGCACCCGCAGCGGAAGGTAAACCATCACCCAATCCCGCTGGGGGACTAGAAATTAACGGCTTGGCTCGTTCTTATAATGATGTCAATGATTTCTTGTTGATTTTGCAACAGTCTCAGTTCTTAAAGTCTTCAGAAAGCAAAATTATCTCAGCCAATTTAGTAGATGCACCACTACCACCAAACGCCGCTAGTTCTAATAATGCTGTAGTGATTAAACCACCCCAAATAGTTAAATATACTATCCAATCTAGTCTAAGTGATGTTCCAGCTTCTGAACTTATGCGGGAGTTAGAAAAAAAAGGCACAGTGGGTCTAGTGGCTCGTATTCGTAATATGCAACAAATAGGAGTCATTCCAAAATGA